One window of uncultured Methanoregula sp. genomic DNA carries:
- a CDS encoding DNA topoisomerase I, translating to MHLIVAEKNISARRIAQILSEGKKVTEHKDAGVSTYSYGDTMTMGLRGHVVEIDFEPGYQNWRSDKFTPRSLIDAKTIKIPTERRIVSLLQKLAKKADRVTIATDFDTEGELIGKEAFELVRAVNTKVPIDRARFSAITEQELRHAFSNTTDLDFALAAAGEARQSIDLMWGASLTRFISLAARRGGQNILSVGRVQTPTLGMIVDREKEIDAFVPEKYWQLSLLTEKSGETIEARHTNGRFHDKTSAESARDKTKAPLVVTDVKFGSKQDRAPSPFDTTTYIVAAARMGFSAANAMRIAEDLYMNGFISYPRTDNTVYPPSLDLDGILKTIRNSPFKKDVEWVMANRRAIPTRGKKSSTDHPPIHPTGGATREALGDDVFKIYELVLRRFLATLSPDAEWKTLKILFEAGGEEYTTTGGQLLEPGWHTVYPFSEAREVILPAFETGEHLPVKKVQLDEKETQPPARYTQSKLIQRMEELGLGTKSTRHEVIAKLVSRKYVEGNPLRPTLVGRAVTETLEQHADAITRPDMTQTLEAHMQQIKESKRTREDAIRESREMLHHAFDQLEANEQVIGDDIRNRTAEEMNLGKCPVCGGTLAIKHLRGNTQFIGCSRYPDCSFNIGLPMAQWGFAVRTDEVCDKHQLNFVRLVRKGARPWDIGCPLCHHLNSNSESLAEIPSMDEALAKKIRDRHIYTVAELSRSTPEDLAKKLDLPLTKAEQLVRDAETVLATLRRRSECRKFLRENLIPRKGRSYSKIMGALKESGITELSGLAKTDIASLKKAGIGDGEAETLLAEAKKIYHGQVLREIGIPAVSLKKYLAAGIMEPEEFCTRTPADLAKLTGMSATTVQKHVDIVCKYLDKPVPKKLTKIRVGKGKKELLAIKGLSETILEKLFQADIINGDTLLAADAAGIAVKTGIPEQKIRDFQKICQKKRDTAIIQL from the coding sequence GTGCACCTCATTGTTGCAGAAAAGAATATCTCGGCAAGGCGTATTGCGCAGATCCTCAGCGAGGGTAAAAAAGTCACCGAGCACAAGGATGCCGGTGTTTCCACGTACAGTTACGGGGACACCATGACCATGGGGCTCCGGGGACATGTTGTCGAGATCGATTTTGAGCCGGGATACCAGAACTGGCGAAGCGACAAGTTTACCCCGAGAAGCCTCATCGATGCAAAAACCATCAAGATCCCGACTGAACGCAGGATCGTATCCCTGCTCCAGAAACTGGCAAAGAAAGCAGACCGGGTAACCATTGCAACGGACTTTGATACCGAAGGGGAACTGATCGGTAAAGAGGCATTCGAGCTTGTCCGGGCGGTCAACACCAAAGTCCCGATCGACCGGGCACGGTTTTCCGCGATCACCGAGCAGGAACTCAGACACGCGTTCTCCAACACGACCGATCTGGATTTCGCGCTTGCAGCGGCAGGAGAAGCCCGGCAGTCGATCGACCTGATGTGGGGAGCGTCCTTAACGCGGTTCATATCCCTGGCAGCCCGCCGGGGCGGGCAGAATATCCTCTCGGTAGGAAGGGTACAGACCCCGACGCTTGGCATGATCGTGGACCGGGAGAAAGAGATCGATGCCTTTGTCCCGGAAAAATACTGGCAGCTCTCGCTCCTGACTGAGAAATCAGGGGAGACAATAGAAGCCCGGCACACGAACGGCCGGTTCCACGATAAGACCTCCGCAGAATCCGCAAGGGACAAAACGAAGGCCCCGCTGGTCGTAACCGATGTCAAGTTCGGGAGCAAGCAGGACCGGGCACCATCCCCGTTTGACACGACAACGTATATCGTGGCAGCAGCCCGGATGGGGTTCTCAGCGGCAAACGCGATGCGGATTGCCGAAGACCTGTACATGAACGGTTTCATCTCGTACCCGAGGACCGACAATACGGTCTATCCGCCATCGCTCGATCTCGACGGGATCCTCAAGACAATCCGGAACTCCCCGTTCAAGAAAGACGTGGAATGGGTGATGGCAAACCGCCGGGCCATACCTACGCGGGGCAAGAAATCCTCAACCGACCATCCGCCGATTCACCCAACCGGGGGGGCAACCAGGGAGGCGCTGGGAGATGATGTTTTTAAGATCTACGAGCTGGTTCTCCGCAGGTTCCTGGCAACACTCTCCCCTGACGCAGAGTGGAAGACCCTCAAGATCCTGTTCGAAGCGGGAGGAGAGGAATATACTACCACCGGCGGACAGCTCCTCGAACCCGGGTGGCACACCGTGTACCCGTTCTCGGAAGCAAGGGAAGTGATCCTTCCCGCGTTCGAAACCGGGGAACATCTCCCGGTGAAGAAGGTGCAGCTGGACGAGAAAGAGACCCAGCCACCGGCGCGGTACACCCAGAGCAAACTGATCCAGAGGATGGAAGAGCTGGGGCTTGGCACCAAGAGCACCCGGCACGAGGTTATCGCAAAACTCGTATCCCGGAAATATGTTGAGGGAAATCCCCTCCGCCCGACACTTGTTGGTCGTGCAGTCACCGAGACGCTGGAGCAGCATGCGGATGCGATCACCAGGCCCGACATGACCCAGACGCTTGAAGCGCATATGCAGCAGATCAAGGAGAGCAAGCGAACCCGGGAGGATGCCATCCGGGAATCGCGGGAGATGCTGCACCATGCCTTCGACCAGCTTGAGGCAAATGAACAGGTTATCGGGGACGATATCCGCAACCGTACTGCCGAAGAGATGAACCTCGGCAAATGCCCGGTCTGCGGGGGAACCCTCGCAATCAAGCACCTGCGGGGAAACACGCAGTTCATCGGGTGCTCCCGGTATCCCGACTGCAGTTTCAATATCGGCCTGCCCATGGCCCAGTGGGGCTTTGCCGTGCGCACGGATGAAGTGTGCGACAAGCACCAGCTCAACTTTGTACGGCTCGTGAGAAAAGGGGCTAGACCCTGGGACATAGGATGCCCGCTCTGTCACCACCTCAACTCCAACAGCGAGTCACTTGCCGAGATCCCTTCCATGGACGAAGCGCTGGCAAAAAAGATCCGGGACCGGCATATCTACACGGTTGCCGAACTTTCGCGCAGCACGCCGGAAGATCTTGCAAAGAAACTGGACCTTCCCCTTACAAAAGCTGAACAGCTGGTCCGGGACGCCGAAACGGTCCTTGCAACGCTCCGGCGCCGGTCCGAATGCCGCAAGTTCCTGCGCGAGAACCTGATCCCCAGGAAAGGGCGCAGCTACTCGAAGATCATGGGTGCCCTGAAAGAATCGGGAATCACCGAACTCTCGGGCCTTGCAAAAACAGATATTGCCAGCCTGAAAAAGGCCGGGATAGGGGATGGCGAAGCGGAAACCCTGCTCGCGGAGGCAAAAAAGATCTACCACGGGCAGGTGCTCAGGGAGATCGGCATCCCCGCAGTCAGCCTGAAAAAATACCTGGCAGCGGGGATCATGGAGCCGGAGGAATTCTGCACCCGCACGCCGGCAGACCTGGCAAAGCTCACCGGCATGTCAGCGACTACGGTCCAGAAGCATGTCGATATTGTATGCAAATACCTTGATAAACCCGTACCAAAGAAACTGACAAAAATCCGTGTCGGGAAAGGCAAAAAAGAACTCCTTGCCATCAAAGGGCTCTCGGAAACCAT
- the gatB gene encoding Asp-tRNA(Asn)/Glu-tRNA(Gln) amidotransferase subunit GatB, translating to MADAEGQVIVGLEVHCQLDTKSKLFCGCSTDYRSDGANTHVCPICLGLPGAMPALNKKAIQYAMRVAKALNCEILNESEFSRKNYFYPDLDKAYQITQYDKPLAEWGYLEIESDEGGEKRVRITRVHVEEDPGRLVHMGNTERGKYSLVDYNRAGIPLIEIVSEPDMRSPKEARKFLNKLRATLEYLSVFDSEKEGSLRVDANISIKGSERVEVKNITSYKGVEKALTFEVTRQKNLIRRGQKIDRETRHFLEARGVTQAGRSKEQEHDYRYFPEPDLRPLRVKSWVEDIVLPELPDARRERFIKEYGCSLNHARTLTGELRLANFFEQVVAADKPGLSPLAATWIADTLIGELNYRNLNLDAIDADGFTGLIRILKEGTITDKSGVEVLRVMLDQRQKGENAETAAGIVKRLNLAKTSGDAGAIATAIEEAIRENPKALEDYRSGKAGALNFLVGQVMKKTRGKADPAELNRLLLEALKNLEA from the coding sequence ATGGCGGATGCGGAAGGCCAGGTTATCGTCGGTCTTGAAGTCCACTGCCAGCTGGACACGAAGAGCAAGCTCTTCTGCGGGTGCTCCACGGATTACCGGAGCGACGGGGCCAATACCCATGTCTGCCCGATCTGTCTCGGCCTGCCCGGCGCCATGCCGGCCCTCAACAAGAAGGCAATCCAGTACGCGATGCGGGTGGCAAAAGCCCTCAACTGCGAGATTCTTAACGAGTCCGAGTTCTCCCGGAAGAACTATTTCTACCCTGACCTCGACAAGGCATACCAGATTACCCAGTACGACAAACCGCTTGCCGAATGGGGCTACCTGGAGATCGAGAGCGACGAAGGCGGGGAGAAGCGGGTACGGATTACCCGGGTTCACGTAGAGGAAGACCCGGGAAGGCTGGTCCACATGGGTAATACCGAGCGGGGCAAATACTCGCTCGTGGATTACAACCGGGCGGGCATACCGCTTATCGAGATCGTCTCCGAGCCGGACATGCGGTCCCCCAAGGAAGCACGAAAGTTTTTAAACAAACTCCGGGCAACCCTGGAATACTTAAGTGTCTTTGATTCCGAGAAGGAAGGATCGCTCCGTGTGGATGCGAATATCTCGATCAAGGGAAGCGAGCGGGTGGAAGTCAAGAACATCACGTCCTACAAAGGCGTTGAGAAGGCGCTCACGTTCGAAGTTACCCGGCAGAAGAACCTCATCCGGAGGGGCCAGAAGATCGACCGCGAGACCCGGCATTTCCTCGAAGCGCGGGGCGTCACCCAGGCCGGCCGGAGCAAGGAGCAGGAGCACGATTACCGCTACTTCCCCGAGCCCGACCTGCGCCCGCTCCGGGTGAAATCCTGGGTGGAGGATATTGTCCTCCCCGAGCTCCCGGATGCCCGCAGGGAACGGTTCATCAAAGAATACGGCTGCTCGCTCAACCATGCCCGGACCCTTACCGGCGAACTCAGACTTGCAAACTTCTTCGAGCAGGTCGTTGCAGCAGACAAACCTGGTCTCTCCCCCCTTGCCGCAACATGGATTGCCGATACCCTGATAGGCGAGCTGAATTACCGCAACCTGAACCTTGATGCGATCGATGCCGACGGGTTCACCGGCCTTATCCGGATCCTCAAAGAGGGAACCATCACCGACAAGAGCGGGGTCGAAGTCCTGCGGGTCATGCTCGACCAGCGCCAGAAGGGGGAGAATGCGGAAACCGCGGCAGGGATCGTGAAGCGTCTGAACCTGGCCAAAACCTCGGGAGATGCCGGTGCGATCGCAACTGCCATCGAGGAAGCCATCCGGGAAAACCCCAAGGCACTCGAGGATTACCGGAGCGGCAAGGCAGGGGCCCTGAATTTCCTCGTAGGGCAGGTTATGAAAAAGACCCGCGGGAAAGCCGACCCGGCGGAGCTGAACCGGCTTCTCCTGGAAGCGCTCAAAAATTTGGAGGCGTAA
- the gatA gene encoding Asp-tRNA(Asn)/Glu-tRNA(Gln) amidotransferase subunit GatA, whose translation MAGQITFEPDDRYNAFLTICKRAPHGTGKLAGVAVAVKDNISTQNIETTCASKILNGYVPPYDAHTVQLLKESGAAIVGKTNMDEFGMGTTTENSAFGPTLNPCDTGRVPGGSSGGSAAAVAAGMVRMALGTDTGGSIRCPAAFCGIVGLKPSYGRVSRYGLIAYANSLEQIGPMGKTVTDVSDLMGVIAGYDRHDSTSRDKPYSHTPGADIKGLRIGIPQEYFGAGVDAGVAGVVKTAIGKLEELGAVTVPCSIPSMEYALAAYYVTCTCEASSNLARFDGVRYGPAADTKKSWHDAYQEVRRDGFGPEVRRRIMLGTFALSSGYYGKYYAKAQVARENVRADFNRIFADVDVIAGPTMPTIAFKLKEKTDPLSMYLADILTVPANLAGIPAISVPCGKSQGMPVGLQIMGRLFEDERVIDVAYAYEQAVN comes from the coding sequence GTGGCCGGGCAGATCACCTTTGAGCCGGATGACCGGTACAACGCATTTCTGACGATCTGCAAACGTGCCCCCCACGGCACCGGGAAACTGGCAGGTGTTGCGGTCGCTGTCAAGGACAATATATCGACACAGAATATTGAGACCACCTGCGCCTCGAAGATCCTGAACGGGTACGTCCCCCCGTACGATGCCCATACCGTACAACTCCTCAAAGAATCCGGCGCTGCCATTGTCGGAAAGACCAACATGGATGAGTTCGGCATGGGGACCACCACGGAAAACTCTGCATTCGGACCCACGCTCAACCCCTGCGACACCGGCCGCGTTCCAGGCGGTTCAAGCGGCGGCAGTGCGGCAGCAGTAGCTGCAGGCATGGTCCGGATGGCACTTGGGACCGACACCGGCGGATCGATCCGGTGTCCCGCCGCGTTCTGCGGCATTGTCGGGCTGAAACCCTCGTATGGCCGGGTCTCCCGGTACGGCCTTATCGCCTATGCAAACTCCCTCGAACAGATAGGACCCATGGGAAAGACCGTGACGGACGTTTCGGACCTCATGGGAGTCATTGCCGGTTACGATCGCCACGATTCCACGTCACGGGACAAGCCTTACTCCCATACACCCGGTGCTGATATCAAAGGACTCCGGATCGGTATCCCGCAGGAATATTTCGGGGCCGGCGTGGATGCCGGTGTCGCGGGAGTAGTAAAGACTGCTATCGGAAAACTGGAAGAGCTGGGTGCGGTCACGGTCCCCTGCAGCATCCCCTCCATGGAATATGCCCTTGCCGCATACTACGTCACCTGTACCTGCGAAGCCAGCTCCAACCTCGCCCGGTTCGACGGCGTCAGGTACGGCCCTGCAGCAGATACGAAAAAATCCTGGCACGATGCATACCAGGAAGTCCGCAGGGACGGGTTCGGTCCCGAGGTCCGGCGAAGGATCATGCTGGGCACTTTTGCGCTCTCAAGCGGGTACTATGGGAAATATTATGCAAAAGCACAGGTTGCACGCGAGAATGTCAGGGCGGATTTCAACCGCATCTTTGCCGATGTCGATGTGATTGCCGGCCCGACTATGCCCACCATTGCCTTCAAACTGAAGGAGAAGACCGATCCGCTCTCGATGTACCTCGCCGATATCCTCACGGTCCCGGCAAACCTTGCCGGGATCCCGGCGATCTCGGTTCCGTGCGGCAAATCGCAGGGAATGCCGGTCGGCCTCCAGATCATGGGACGGCTGTTCGAAGACGAACGGGTCATCGATGTTGCTTATGCCTACGAACAGGCGGTGAACTGA
- the gatC gene encoding Asp-tRNA(Asn)/Glu-tRNA(Gln) amidotransferase subunit GatC, with the protein MVSEKDVQHIAELADVGIRPEELGTFTHQFNAILEYFDTLDRVQGDTTFTRDLYNVLREDVVEPSLPQEEVLRNAAAKEDGFIKAPRVM; encoded by the coding sequence ATGGTCAGTGAAAAAGACGTACAACATATCGCGGAGCTTGCCGATGTCGGCATCAGGCCGGAGGAGCTGGGCACCTTTACGCACCAGTTCAACGCAATTTTGGAATATTTCGATACGCTCGATCGTGTGCAGGGCGATACCACATTCACGCGGGATCTCTATAATGTCCTGCGCGAGGACGTAGTGGAGCCATCGCTTCCCCAGGAAGAGGTGCTGCGCAATGCAGCTGCAAAGGAAGACGGGTTCATCAAGGCGCCGAGGGTGATGTAG
- a CDS encoding asparagine synthase-related protein, with product MSELQVSGWVELEGRKLINPEIEDICRNQSEKILRFGGEFFLAWDQCTARDCFGIMEGTGPKGTLLCKGEKKGDIEPSSSEMPLEDAIVTAVKLRSDEGVTALSGGVDSTLVACLAQRECVAVGIDGSHDLGQAKSAAASLGLSCTCVTITEKEIEATLPIVVSTIPKKDPVNTGIALTQFFIARWAGENGYHRIITGQGADELFGGYSRYLESTTLESDLERDFLGLEQQARRDQAIAALHGTYLSMPYLDTRVVRAARAIPAADKVRDGRRKIPLREVAEQYISKDLAWNEKKAMQYGSGVYGVLRKLARKNGYKTSVQDYIDHISRVDHGQ from the coding sequence ATGAGCGAACTGCAGGTATCCGGGTGGGTGGAACTCGAGGGGAGAAAACTAATCAATCCCGAAATTGAGGACATCTGCAGAAACCAGAGCGAGAAAATACTCCGGTTCGGGGGGGAATTTTTCCTGGCATGGGACCAGTGCACTGCGAGGGACTGTTTCGGGATCATGGAAGGGACCGGCCCCAAAGGCACGCTCCTTTGCAAGGGGGAGAAAAAAGGGGATATCGAACCCTCGTCTTCGGAAATGCCGCTTGAAGATGCAATCGTTACTGCGGTGAAGCTCCGAAGTGACGAGGGCGTGACTGCACTCTCCGGGGGAGTCGATTCAACCCTCGTCGCCTGCCTGGCACAACGCGAATGCGTGGCAGTGGGTATTGATGGATCGCACGATCTCGGGCAGGCAAAATCTGCCGCAGCATCGCTGGGGCTCTCCTGCACGTGTGTCACGATCACCGAAAAGGAGATAGAAGCGACACTTCCCATAGTCGTAAGTACGATTCCCAAAAAAGACCCGGTCAATACGGGCATTGCCCTCACCCAGTTCTTCATTGCACGATGGGCAGGGGAGAACGGGTACCACCGGATCATCACCGGCCAGGGTGCAGACGAGCTCTTCGGGGGATACTCCCGGTACCTGGAGTCGACAACGCTTGAGTCCGATCTGGAGCGCGACTTCCTCGGCCTCGAACAACAGGCACGACGCGACCAGGCAATTGCAGCACTCCACGGCACCTACCTTTCCATGCCCTACCTGGATACCCGGGTTGTGCGCGCTGCCCGGGCGATCCCGGCAGCGGACAAGGTCCGTGACGGCCGTCGTAAGATCCCTTTAAGGGAGGTCGCAGAACAGTATATTTCAAAAGATCTCGCCTGGAACGAGAAGAAAGCCATGCAATACGGGAGCGGGGTGTACGGAGTGCTCCGGAAGCTTGCCCGTAAAAACGGTTATAAAACGTCCGTGCAAGATTACATAGACCACATCAGCAGGGTGGACCATGGTCAGTGA
- a CDS encoding DJ-1/PfpI family protein — MKILIAVAPEKFRDEELAEPVAALQKAGIGFDIASIRRGTCTGMMGAKVNATQSFEEIDPKKYDGLIIVGGAGAQAHLWNDEILLVLAKYFADSQKVVGAICLAPGVLARAGALKGRKATYFDNPILFREMRAGGAVLVSQPVVSDNRIITANGPAASKEFAEAFVKALTAVEW; from the coding sequence ATGAAGATTCTTATTGCCGTGGCACCGGAAAAATTCAGGGACGAAGAGCTGGCAGAACCCGTTGCGGCACTGCAGAAAGCAGGGATCGGGTTTGATATCGCCTCTATCAGGAGGGGGACCTGCACCGGGATGATGGGAGCAAAGGTGAATGCCACCCAGTCATTCGAAGAGATCGATCCCAAGAAGTACGACGGCCTTATTATCGTCGGGGGTGCAGGAGCACAGGCACATCTCTGGAACGATGAAATTCTTCTCGTGCTGGCAAAATATTTTGCCGATTCGCAAAAAGTCGTAGGAGCAATCTGCCTTGCGCCGGGAGTCCTTGCCCGGGCGGGTGCACTCAAAGGAAGAAAAGCAACGTATTTCGACAACCCCATCCTGTTCCGCGAAATGAGAGCCGGAGGAGCGGTCCTTGTCAGCCAGCCGGTAGTCAGCGATAACCGGATTATTACCGCAAACGGACCCGCAGCATCCAAAGAGTTTGCCGAGGCCTTTGTCAAGGCGCTCACTGCAGTAGAATGGTAA
- a CDS encoding YwbE family protein yields the protein MASPGNPQQRTLIHPGLAVEIIQKQDQQSGKRTPGIVQEILTNSSFHPHGIKVRLTDGRVGRVAAIVQKDPSTDSGPGNGSK from the coding sequence ATGGCGTCCCCAGGTAATCCTCAGCAGAGAACATTGATCCATCCCGGCCTCGCAGTCGAGATCATCCAGAAACAGGACCAGCAGAGCGGTAAGCGGACGCCGGGGATCGTGCAGGAGATCCTGACAAATTCCTCGTTCCACCCCCATGGGATCAAAGTGCGTCTTACCGATGGCAGGGTGGGAAGGGTGGCAGCGATTGTCCAGAAAGATCCGTCCACGGATAGCGGACCGGGTAATGGTTCAAAATAA
- the pyrC gene encoding dihydroorotase, whose product MKHRQSLVLRNVALPGGRTGDVEIQNGVVGHIGAGVEADQTIDCTGLFVLPAAVDVHVHMRGGSQSAKEDWVTGSRSALAGGVTVVVDQPNTIPPIITPGSFRNRVEDARQHSLCNFAINSGVTPDTPFSDMWEVGATAFGETFFAPSSYGDAVDETALGTALGQISALGALATIHAEEVTPGDDDTLLLHDTLRSPAGELRAIEAVKRCNTRGCRLHFCHMSTGASIDAAPGTVEVTPHHLFLSHDRFESTDTFARMNPPLRSEKERENLWARWKKINVIASDHAPHTKIEKNVRFSAAPSGVPGVETMVPLLLAEVLEKRIPLSDLILKTSVTPSLLMGIPSAGFTPGNRGDFALYPKESVPIDPDTLHSKCGWTPFEGMPAVFPSVVVMDGQVVFRDGDFLPGMPRWIPGNGYNPPDDTSPSCR is encoded by the coding sequence ATGAAACACCGGCAGTCTCTTGTGCTCAGGAACGTCGCACTCCCCGGCGGACGTACCGGTGATGTCGAGATTCAGAACGGAGTCGTCGGTCATATCGGGGCTGGTGTTGAGGCAGACCAGACCATTGACTGCACGGGCCTTTTTGTTCTCCCTGCGGCTGTGGATGTCCACGTGCACATGCGGGGGGGCTCGCAGTCGGCAAAGGAGGACTGGGTAACCGGGAGCCGGAGCGCTCTTGCCGGGGGAGTGACGGTAGTTGTGGATCAGCCCAATACCATACCCCCCATCATAACCCCCGGGTCTTTCAGGAACCGGGTGGAGGATGCACGACAGCACTCGCTGTGCAATTTCGCCATCAACAGCGGGGTCACTCCCGATACCCCGTTTTCCGACATGTGGGAAGTCGGCGCAACGGCGTTTGGCGAGACATTCTTTGCACCGTCAAGCTATGGCGATGCGGTCGATGAAACCGCACTCGGGACTGCACTCGGACAGATCAGCGCTCTTGGAGCGCTCGCCACTATCCATGCAGAAGAAGTAACGCCGGGGGATGATGACACGCTCCTCTTACACGACACCCTCCGGTCTCCTGCGGGCGAGCTCCGGGCAATAGAAGCCGTGAAGCGGTGCAATACAAGGGGCTGCCGGCTCCACTTCTGCCACATGAGCACCGGTGCATCCATCGATGCCGCGCCGGGAACTGTTGAGGTAACTCCCCATCACCTTTTCCTGTCCCATGACCGGTTCGAAAGCACCGACACTTTTGCCAGGATGAACCCCCCGCTCCGGAGCGAAAAGGAGCGGGAAAACCTGTGGGCCCGGTGGAAAAAAATCAATGTCATCGCATCCGACCATGCTCCCCACACGAAAATCGAGAAGAACGTCCGTTTCTCCGCCGCCCCCTCCGGTGTCCCCGGGGTCGAGACGATGGTTCCTCTCCTCCTTGCGGAAGTGCTTGAAAAACGGATCCCTCTTTCTGACCTGATCCTCAAGACCTCCGTCACACCCTCCCTCCTGATGGGGATCCCCTCCGCGGGTTTCACTCCCGGTAACCGCGGGGATTTTGCCTTGTATCCAAAAGAGAGCGTGCCAATCGATCCTGACACGCTCCACAGCAAGTGCGGCTGGACACCGTTCGAAGGCATGCCCGCAGTCTTCCCCTCTGTTGTTGTCATGGACGGTCAGGTTGTTTTCAGGGACGGCGATTTCCTGCCGGGAATGCCGCGGTGGATACCTGGGAATGGGTATAATCCCCCGGATGACACCAGCCCTTCCTGCCGGTGA
- a CDS encoding DUF167 domain-containing protein — protein sequence MPDIAEALGENRQGTILAIEVTAGAKKNIFPDGYNAWRKTIGCRVAAEAVDGKANKAILNLVSDILDVPASAVSIQSGATSSQKKLLITGISRQTVLDRLQARF from the coding sequence ATGCCGGATATTGCCGAGGCTCTTGGGGAAAACCGGCAGGGAACTATCCTGGCAATCGAAGTCACTGCCGGCGCGAAGAAGAACATTTTTCCGGATGGGTATAATGCCTGGCGCAAAACCATAGGATGCCGGGTAGCTGCCGAAGCTGTTGACGGGAAAGCGAACAAGGCGATTCTCAACCTGGTTTCCGATATCCTTGACGTCCCTGCATCGGCTGTCAGTATCCAGTCCGGCGCAACATCCTCCCAGAAAAAACTCCTGATTACCGGCATCTCCCGACAAACCGTACTTGACCGGCTGCAGGCCCGCTTCTGA
- the dnaG gene encoding DNA primase DnaG, giving the protein MYSPDTTKYLIHISLTAEGVVEKPDVVGAIFGQTEGLLGEDLDLRDLQRTGRVGRIDVQITSKKGETKGEILISSSLDRAETAILAASLEMIDRVGPCVAHVTVASIEDIRVSKRKLIVERAKEILIERFEDGAIDSDELLDDVRQSLRIEKIGSIGEERVPAGPNVLDSDAVIVVEGRADVVNLLRYGIKNAVAVEGTNIPKTVVELCEKKTTTAFFDGDRGGELILRELLQVADIDFVAFSPKGKSVEDMTRKEVIKTLRNKVPVEYVRDQYFEGSAELPADFKIQRMNSDEEALPEKKTRHTPASKRVRDSTGGPMSLRDHIDDVKGHNTARFLAEDMSVVKELRSEEVEKAIETIESTATGLVVDRPVDQKLLDRLVWKGLSYVAARDFRGIIKRPLTIRLMKMGS; this is encoded by the coding sequence TTGTATTCACCGGATACTACCAAGTACCTTATTCACATCAGCCTCACTGCAGAGGGGGTGGTCGAGAAACCTGACGTAGTCGGTGCCATATTCGGGCAGACTGAAGGGTTACTCGGCGAAGACCTCGACCTTCGGGATCTCCAGAGGACGGGGCGTGTAGGACGAATAGATGTCCAGATAACGAGCAAGAAAGGTGAGACCAAGGGGGAGATCCTGATCTCCTCCTCGCTTGACCGGGCAGAGACTGCCATCCTTGCGGCATCTCTCGAGATGATCGACCGCGTGGGTCCCTGTGTTGCCCACGTCACCGTCGCTTCGATCGAAGATATCCGCGTCAGCAAGCGGAAGCTGATCGTTGAGCGGGCAAAAGAGATTCTCATCGAGCGGTTCGAGGACGGGGCAATCGACAGCGACGAGCTGCTGGACGATGTCCGGCAGAGCCTCAGGATCGAAAAGATTGGATCTATCGGGGAAGAACGGGTGCCGGCAGGCCCCAATGTTCTCGACTCCGATGCCGTCATCGTCGTGGAGGGCAGGGCAGATGTCGTCAACCTCCTGCGGTACGGGATCAAGAATGCCGTGGCTGTCGAAGGGACCAATATCCCCAAGACTGTTGTCGAACTCTGCGAGAAGAAGACAACAACCGCGTTTTTCGATGGCGACCGGGGCGGGGAACTGATCCTGCGGGAACTCCTCCAGGTGGCAGATATCGATTTTGTTGCCTTCTCGCCCAAGGGCAAGAGTGTCGAGGACATGACCCGGAAGGAAGTCATCAAGACCCTCCGTAACAAGGTGCCGGTCGAGTATGTCCGCGACCAGTACTTTGAGGGCTCGGCGGAACTGCCTGCCGACTTTAAGATCCAGAGGATGAATTCCGACGAGGAGGCGTTGCCCGAGAAAAAGACACGGCACACCCCGGCCTCAAAACGCGTGCGGGACAGTACCGGCGGGCCCATGAGTCTCCGGGATCATATCGATGACGTCAAGGGTCACAACACGGCACGGTTCCTGGCCGAGGACATGAGCGTGGTAAAGGAGCTGCGATCCGAAGAGGTCGAAAAAGCCATTGAGACTATTGAGAGCACGGCAACCGGCCTTGTCGTCGACCGACCGGTTGACCAGAAACTCCTGGATCGCCTGGTATGGAAAGGGCTCTCGTACGTGGCAGCCCGTGATTTCAGGGGCATCATCAAGCGGCCCCTGACGATCCGGCTCATGAAGATGGGGTCGTAA
- a CDS encoding UPF0058 family protein, whose protein sequence is MHKEELINLHQMLYEVKDYFEELNPDLKFTQYSALKITPSQQHKSKMEHKYAIFVLGTEIANAMKEVDYTSSSRISARMKELADKTFKEMDSQ, encoded by the coding sequence ATGCACAAAGAGGAACTGATCAATCTCCATCAAATGCTCTACGAGGTGAAGGATTACTTCGAGGAATTGAATCCCGACCTGAAATTCACCCAGTACAGCGCCCTGAAGATCACCCCCTCGCAGCAGCATAAGAGCAAGATGGAACATAAGTACGCGATCTTTGTTCTCGGCACCGAGATCGCCAATGCCATGAAAGAAGTGGATTATACTTCATCGAGCCGGATCTCGGCCCGGATGAAGGAACTTGCCGATAAAACGTTCAAGGAAATGGACAGCCAGTAA